GCAAATGGCAGCATGGGGCACAGGGAGAGAGGCATAGGGAATTATGTGTCCCTGAAACTTACTGCATCAGGGGGTCGTTAATCAATGGTGTTCATGACCACCAGGAAGCTGCTCACTCCTATCACAATCCACAGTATGACCGCGAGCAGGAACGGCTTGAAGCCCACCGACTTCACCATCTTGACCGAGAGTCCGGCACCTATAAGGAAGAGTGTGAGCACAAGACCTTTCCGGGCAAGATACACGAGTGAGGATGTGAGCCATTCAGGCATAGGAAGATAGGTGTTGAGCACCATGGCAATGATGAACAGGAATATGAACCAAGGGATGGATATACTGCTCTTCCTGTCACGGAATATCACCATGGTGACAAGCGCGAGGGGTATTATCCACAGAGCACGCGTGAGCTTGATAAGCGTGGCAAGCTTAAGCGCGTCACCGGCATTGGCGACACCTTGTGCAGCAAGGAGATTGGAGTAGGCATCACCGGCACCCACCACAGAGGATGTGTCGTGGATGGCGATCGCCGCCCATGTGCCGAACTGCTGCGCGCTCATGTCGAAGAACGCTCCTATAGGGGGGAATATGAACAGTGCCACTGCATTAAGCACGAACACCACGCCCAATGACACAGCCATGTCACGGTCGTCGGCCTTGAGGACAGGTGCCACCGCGGCGATGGCACTGCCTCCGCATATTGCTGTTCCGGAAGATATGAGATAGGATGTCTTTCTGCCGATATGCAACCAGTATCCGACAAGGACACCTACCACCATTACGCTCACAACCGATACCACAGTGAAGAGCATGCCCTCACTGCCGCTCTTAAGCGACTCGGTGAGATTCATGCCGAAACCGAGCCCCACCACTGATGCCTGAAGAAGATACTTGGAGGTCTTTTTATTGAACTTCGGATAAGGGCATTCAAAAAACAGGGCATACATTATGCCGAGAAACAGAGCAAACCAAGGAGCCACAGCGACACCCGAGCCGAAGAGGTCGACAGGAAGTATCACCATAACAACCAACAGAATGTAGATGTACCTGCCTACTGCATTCATATTACCCAATTTAAGACCGAGATTTACATATTCCATATTCGCCATGATTCAAAAGCCTGGAGCAGAAGCATCTCCAGACCGTTCTTAACTTCGGCACCATGCTCAGCTCCTTTTCTCATAAATGCAGTGGTGTCAGGATTATATATAAGATCATACAGCAGATGATCGGGACCGAGAAGCCCATAGGGTATCGGAGGGAAACTGTCGACGGAAGGGTACATGCCGAGGGGGTGGTGTTGACTATCACCTTGCGGGAAGCCATAACCTCCGGGGTAAGATCATCGTAGGAAAGCATGCCTCGGCGCGGAGAGCGAGAAACATATACCGATTCCACCCCAAGCGACTTAAGCCCCTGACGCACAGCCTTAGCGGCTCCGCCTGTGCCAAGAATGAGAGCCTTTGTGCGCTGCGGAGTGATGAGCGGCGATATAGAATCGCGGAAGCCTACGACATCGGAATTGTATCCCACCAATTCATAGTCATCCTCATCGTCGGGATCGTCGCGTATGATCTTTATGACGTTGACCGCACCGATCGCCTCCGCCTCGGGATCAAGGCGGTCAAGATAAGGGATCACTTTCTCCTTGTAAGGGATTGTGACGTTGAGCCCCGACAATCCGGGGTGATCGTCGAGCACCTCCTTTAGCTCAGTGACCGAGGGTATCTCAAAATTGATGTACCGTGCATCGATCCCCTCGGCGGCAAACTTGTCGTTGAAGAAGCCACACGAAAAGGAGTGTCCGAGAGGATAACCTATCAATCCGAAAATTTTATGCGTATCCATTTGGGAAATATGAAATTGCACAAAATTACTTGTTTCTGTTAAAATAAGCAACATTTTTTCACTTTTATACGGCAAGGAGAGTAGGATGATGGCTGTTTTTTAATCTTATTTATTTAATTTTTTAAGTCTATAGTGAAACTTTATTTACAATTCATCGTCTAATAGTTATGATTGCAAAGCAATAACACAGCTATGATAATAGACCTAAAAAACGTAAATAAATCATATCCGGGAGCTGTGCCTCTGCATGTGCTGAAGGATGTGAACCTACAGATCGAGAAAGGGGAACTTGTATCCATAATGGGGGCTTCAGGCTCAGGCAAGTCCACACTTCTCAACATTCTGGGCATACTTGACAATTATGACTCCGGGGAATATCATCTTGACGGCATTCTTATAAGGAACCTGACCGAGAACAAGGCCGCCGACCTACGCAACTACCTGATAGGATTTGTGTTCCAGTCGTTCAACCTCATAAACTACAAGAACGCGCTGGAGAATGTGGCACTGCCGCTGTTCTACCGCGGCATCTCACGCAAGAAGCGTAACGCACTGGCGATGGAGCAGCTTGAGAGGATGGGCATGTCAGACCGTGCCACGCATCTGCCCGGGGAACTGTCGGGGGGACAGAAACAGCGTGTAGCCATAGCCAGGGCCCTCATAACCAATCCGTCGATAATACTTGCTGACGAGCCGACCGGAGCCCTCGACTCGAAGACCTCCAAAGAGGTGATGGAGGTGTTCCGCAATCTCAATGAAGAGGGCCGCACCATAGTCATAGTGACCCACGATCCAGGTGTAGGAGAGCAGACCAACCGTGTGATCCGCATCTCGGACGGACGCATCGCCCTCCCTGACAGCACCATCACAGCCGCAAACCAATCAGACATCATCACATCCGCCCATCCGTAATGACCGATCTAATAAACGAGATACTTGCCACACTGAGCCACAACAAGCTACGCACAGCCCTGACAGGCTTTGCAGTGTCGTGGGGCATATTCCTGCTGATAGTGCTCCTGAGCGTGTCGGAGGGGCTGGTCAACGGAATGGAGTCGATGTTCTCGCAACGGGACACGGAGTCAATGACCATAGAGGGAGGATGGACCCACAAGCCCTACAAAGGACTTACGGACAACCGTCAGATAACTCTTCGGGAACGGGACATATCGATAATACAGAACCGCAACTCCAACGTGGTGACGCGCATCGCAGCTGACATACGCAACGACAGCGCGACAATATCAACAGGGAAGGACTATGTGACCGGAGGTTACCAGGGAGCCTACCCTTCCGCGCTCAAGAGCGAGGGGGCCACCATCATGGAGGGCAGGTTCATAAACGAAAACGACATAAGGTGGGGACGCCGCGTGATAGTGCTCCACAAGGACAATGCCCGCAATCTGTTCGGCAAAAAGTATCCTATAGGGGAACTCGTGAATATGAGCGGACTGACATTCACTGTGGTAGGCGTATATTCACATGAATGGAACACCCGCAGCTATATCCCCTACACTACCGCACGAAATCTCACCGGCGGGAGCGATAAGGTGAAGCGCATCACAGTAGGGGTCGACAACCTGAAAAACCTTGAGGAGGGGACTGCGGCGGAAGCAGGATTCTACTCCACGCTCGGGAGCGAGCATCAGTTTGACGCATCCGACAAAAGCGCGCTACGCATATGGAACCGCTTCAACCAGCATATTAAACAATCGTCGGCGATGGGAGCGCTCGGCGTGGCGATATGGATAATAGGTCTGCTCACAATGCTTTCGGGAATAGTGGGTGTAAGCAATATAATGTTTGTGTCAGTGAGGGAAAGGACCCATGAGATAGGTGTGAGACGCGCCATCGGAGCGCGCCCGCTGAGCATACTCAAACAGGTGATACTTGAGAGTGTCGCCATCACGACACTGTTCGGCTACATAGGAGTGGTGACCGGTGTGATAGCTGCGCAGGCAATCAGTGTGCTCACACAGCACATGTCGTTCATCAAGGACCCATCTGTCAATATCACCATAGCCATCCAGGTCACTGTGGTGCTGATCATCGCCGGGGCTTTGGCAGGACTGTTCCCGGCACTGAAATCACTTAAAATCAAGCCTGTGGAGGCACTCAGAGACGAATAGCAAATATGAAGAACCCGATATTTGACATAGAGAACTGGCGCGAGATAGGCACCACGCTTGCCCAGAACAAGACGCGCACTTTCATGACCGGCTTCGGAATATTCTGGGGAACCGCCATGCTTGCCCTTCTCCTTGGAGGAGCCGAGGGACTGAAGCATTTCATGTCGCGCAACTTTGAAGGATTCGCCACAAACGCCGCCACCATCTTTCCGGAACGCACGACCAAAAGCTATGCCGGATTCAACAAGGGGATGGCACTGGAAATGAACCTACAGGATGCCGACAATATACGCAGAGCCATACCTGACATAGAGAATTCATCGTCGGTCAACTTCATGTGGGCGAATGCCCTGTACGGAGACAAGAAATCCAACGCGCAGCTCACAGGGGTGGAGAATAAATACGACAAGATATTCGAGCCCATCATATTCGACGGACGTTTCCTGAATGAAGCCGACAATGCCAATTACCGTAAAGTGTGTGTGTTAGGGAAGAAAGTAGCCAGCGAACTGTTCGGAACGGCATCTGGTGTGGGCAATGACATACAGCTTAACGGCATATACTATAAAGTGATAGGGGTGGTGGGACAGATATCGGAAATCACTATAGGCGCAAACATGGATGAGTCGATATTCATACCCTCCAATTCGATGCGCCGGAGCTATAACCTCGGGGACAGAATCGACATCTTCATGATGACATTCCGTCAGGGCACGAAGCCTGGCAATTACGAAAAGCAACTGAGACGCATCATAGCATCCAACCATCCGATAGCTCCTGACGATGATGGAGCTTTCCATTACTTCAACATATCGGAAATGTTCGAGATGGTGGACAATGTGTTTGCCGGAATCACCCTTCTCGCACTGGTGGTGGGCACAGGCACCCTCTTGTCGGGAGTGATCGGCGTAGGCAACATAATGTGGATAATAGTGCGCGAACGCACACACGAGATAGGGATACGCCGCGCCATAGGCGCAAAGCCCCGCGACATAATAGCGCAGATACTATCGGAGTCCATGGTGCTCACGACGATTGCGGGGATAGCCGGAATAGTGTTTGCCGCAATCCTGCTCGGAGCCGCGGAGATTTTCACGGCAGGCCCGCAGGGACCCATAAAATTCCAGATGGATTTCAGCCAAGCCATAGGCATACTTGCAACGTTCCTGGTGCTCGGGACCGCAGCAGGTATCATCCCCGCAGTAAAAGCAATGAAAATAAAACCAATCGAAGCCCTAAACGACAAATAATTATTATCAAGATATGAAAAAGTTTTTCAGAATCCTGCTTTGGTCATTCATAGCCCTTCTTTTCGTGGGAACTTTCGTGTACCTGTTCATGAAATCACGTCCGAAGGAGATGCGCTATGAGATAGTCAGCCCCACGCTCGGGGACATAGAACGGAACACCGTGCTCACCGGCACCATAGAGCCACGCGACGAGATAGAGATCAAGCCCCAGGTGTCGGGCATAATCTCGGAAATCAATGTCGAGGCGGGCGAGATGGTAAAAGAGGGGGATGTGATAGCACGAATAAAGGTGATACCCGACGAGGGACAGCTATCATCGGCACTCTCGCGCATAGAGACAGCCAAGATAAACCTTGAGGACGCGAGCGCAAAACATGAGCGCAACACAATGCTGCTGGAGAAGAAGGTTATAAGCCGAGAGGAGTATGAGACCACCGCCACACAATACTCTCAGGCCAAAGCCGAGCTGAACGCCGCCCAGGATGCCTATTCGATTGTAAAGGAGGGTGTATCCAAGACCAACGCCAAAGGGAGCAACACGCTTGTGCGCGCCACCACATCGGGGCTGGTGCTGGATGTGCCAGTGAAGGTGGGATCGTCGGTGATACAGGCCAACACCATGAACGACGGCACCACCGTAGCCACCGTAGCCGATATGAACAACCTCATATTCAAGGGCAAGGTAGATGAGACAGAAGTGGGGCTGCTGAGCGTGAACCAGCCGATGAGGATATCTATCGGCGCGCTGCCTGACCTGCATCTCGATGCCGTGATAGAATACATAGCCCCAAAGGGAACCGAGACCAACGGCGCAAACACATTTGAAATAAAGGCGGCACTCACGGTGCCTGAGGGACAGCAGCTCAGAGCCGGATACAGCGCGAATGCCACTGTGCTGCTCAGCAAAGCCTCACAGGTGCTCACAGTGCCAGAAAGCGTGATAGAATGGGCAGGAGACAGCACATACGTGTATCTGCTCACCGACTCAATAGACGGACAGAAATTCGAACGCAAGGCTGTGACGACAGGGACATCGGACGGCGTGAACATAGAGGTGAGCTCAGGAATAACATCCGAATCCCATCTGCGAGGCCATATAATCGCTGACATGCCAAACAGCGGATCCAAAAAATAATACTGAGCTATGAAAATTACCGGTATATCCATACTGTCAGCACTGCTCATATCGGCAGCACTCCCTGCGAAAGCAGAGACATGGAGCCTGGACAGCTGCATAAATTATGCCATAGACCATAATCTCGATGTGCGTTCGGCACTCATAGAGCGTTATAAGGGTGACCTCAACGTCACTGAAGCCAAGGACCGTTTCCTCCCCACCCTCTCAGCCTCTGCCGCGCAAAGCTGGAGCTTCGGCAGGGGGCTTACGTCAGAAAACACTTATGCCAACCGAAACACATCGTCGACAGGATTCAATGTGTCGTTCTCGCTGCCAATATTCCAAGGGCTCAGCGCACTACGGCAGTTGCGACAGGCACAGGCGAACATACACACCCTCGACCTGAGAGTAGAGAACGCCAAGGATGATGTGACCCTCGGGGTCATCGCCTATTATCTACAGGTGCTTTACAGCAGGGAGATAGTGTCGGTGCGCAAGGAGGAGCTACGCCTGGCACAGACCCAGCTGGAACGGCAACAGATACTCTTCGAGGGTGACAAGGTGCCGGAGGTGGATGTGCTGCAAGCGAAATCGCAGGTGGCATCAAGCCAGGTGGCTGTGGTGAATGCAGAGAATGACTATTCACTCGCCCTGGTGGACCTGACGAGGGCTCTGGAGCTTAAGGGCACCGAGGATTTTGACGTTGAGCCTATAGACCTGGACGGAGAGCTGCCACGACTCGCATCTGCCGACGAGGTGTACAAGAATGCCCTCAACAATAATTCGGGTATACTCGCCGCTCGCTCATCGGTGGGGCTTGCTGACCATGCCATATCCATAGCCAAGACAGGGTATATACCCAAACTGTCGTTCAACGCCGGACTGGGTTCAAACTATTATACCATGTCGGGCATGCCGAGCAATTCTTTCGGCAGGCAGATGCGCGACAATTTCTCCAAGTCGCTCGGGTTTTCACTGAACGTGCCGATATTCGACGCTTTCAACACCCGCAACCAGATACGTCAGGCACGTGCCCAGAAGCTGTCAGCCGAGCTGGAACTTGAACGGCAGGAGAGCAATCTGCTGAAGACCATCCGCCAGGCCCACAGCCAGGCAGAGGGCGCGGAAGCCCAATACCGCGCCGGGGAGACGGCTGTTACCTCTGCCAAGGCGGCTCTCGATGCAATGACCGAGAAGTTCACTTACGGACGCGCCAATGCCACCGAATGGGAACAGGCTCGCTCCAACTATATAACGACCCTGTCGCAACAGGTTCAGGCCAAATACGAGATGATACTCCGAAACAGGATACTGAACTTCTATAACAAGGTAAGATAGAAATCACCTCGACAGAAGGGATACAAAAGTATCAGAAGAACAAAAGAAACAGAAGATTTAGAGCTTGTTATAAAACAAATGTGAATTGAGCATCTGCCGAATGCTGAAGTGCACCCCAAAAGTTGTACATAAAACTTTTGGGGTGCACTTCATTGTTGAAGGTGGGGAATAATTAAAAGAACTTTTGTTTCTTTTGTCCTTCTGATACTTTTGTATCTCTTTATTCTTCTATGCGGCGGGCTCCGTCAGAGATGATGACATCGTAGATCTTGGGGGCGTGACCGTACTTGGCATTGAATTTTTCTTTGGCTGTGGCTATGAAGTGGTCGTACTTGTCGTCGGCAACAAGGTTGATGGTGCAGCCGCCGAAGCCTCCGCCCATAATCCGTGAGCCTACCACTCCGCACTCCCGGGCTATGTCGTTGAGGAAATCGAGCTCCTCGCAAGACACTTCATAGTCCTTGGACAGACCGCGGTGAGTCTCGTACATGAGGCGTCCTACAGTGTCGATGTCGCCACGGTTGAGGGCGTCGCACACGTCGAGCACGCGCTCTTTCTCCTCGATGACAAACTTGGCACGCATATAGTCCTCGGCGGAGATGTCGCCCTTTACGGCTTCGAGATCAGCCATCTCGGCATCACGGAGGGTGTCGATGCCGAGACGCTTTGCCACTCGCTCACATGACTGGCGACGCTTGTTGTAGGGGGAATCCACAAGTTCGTGCTTCACCACGGAGTCAACAAGCACGAGCCTGTGGCCGTCGATGCTGAAGGGGAAATATTCGTACTCAAGCGAACGGCAATCGAGACGTATGAGGCAGTCCTTCTTTCCGAACACGGATGCGAACTGGTCCATAATGCCGCAATTCACTCCGCAATAGTTGTGCTCGGTGGACTGACCGATCTTGGCAAGCTCGAATTTCTCAATGGAGTTGCTGTTGAAAAGGTCGTTCAGGGCGTATGCGAAGCATGATTCGAGTGCGGCAGATGATGAGAGGCCTGCTCCGAGGGGCACATTGCCTGCAAAAACAGCATCAAAGCCTTTGACAACACCTCCGCGCTTGAGGGTCTCACGGCATACTCCGAACACATAGCGTGCCCACTGCTGTGATGGTGCGTCCTCTTCGCTGAGCCCGAAAGATGATTTCTCATCAAGGTCAATGGAGTAGAGATTGACTGTGTCGGTGCCGTTGGGACGGATGTCAGCCATGATCACTTTGTCGATGGCTCCGGGGAATACGAAGCCTCCATTGTAGTCGGTGTGCTCGCCAATGAGATTGATGCGTCCGGCTGATGCGTAAAGTGTGCCCTTTCCGCCGAATCGTTGGTCAAAAGCCTTGACGATTTTTTCTTTTAATTCCATGGTAATTATTGTGTTTCAGAACATTTTATCGGGGTATATGCCATCGTTGTGGAGCTGAGCGAACTTCTCGACAACGCCAGGACGGTCAGCGGCATAGGTGACTCCAAACCAGCGGGAGTCGGTGTCGAGCACCTTGACTGTTGCCTCGCCGTTGTGGATAAGGGTGTCGATACAGAGGGGGATGAAGAATTCAGCCTTGGGTGTGTCGATATCCTTATCGAGAAATTTTCTGAACTCACGTTCGCTGAAGTCGAAGTAGTCGGGTGTGAATCCCCAAAGGTTCATAGACACGGGTGTCATGGGGTCGAGTGTCTGCTCAACGCCGTTCTCGTCGGTGAACACGATGTCGCCGTTGGGGGCATAGCTTATGGCAGTGCGCTCGACCACACCAGTGAGATTGCCGTCGGCACCTGTGGAGCATACGCCGCGAGCCACGGAGCCGTTCTCGGTCATGGTGTTGCCCACACGGAATCCGACCATCGAGTAGTCGCCCTTGCGGTCGCGTGGACGCATGAGGTCGTCGGCTATCACGCGGAATGCGTCGCGCCCATAGAAGTCGTCGGCATTTATGACTGCAAATGGCTCTCTGATGACTTCATTGCCCATGAGCACAGCATGGTTAGTGCCCCATGGCTTGCTGCGGTCAGGGGGGCATGTGTAGCCTTCGGGGAGCTTGTCGGTGGACTGGAACACGACTTCGACAGGTATATGCCCCTCGTATTTTGAAAGGATCTTTTCGCGGAAATCATTTTCAAAATCCTTGCGGATAACAAATACCACCTTACCGAATCCGGCCTGGATGGCATCGTAGATGGAATAGTCCATGATGGTTTGCCCCTGAGGTCCGAGCGGATCAAGCTGCTTGAGTCCACCATAACGACTGCCCATACCGGCAGCAAGGACGAAAAGTGTGGGTTTCATAAAAAATATTGAAATTTGACTGTATTACGTTTTTACTTGAATGTGAATCTGATTGTCTCTTTGTACTCTTCGCCGGGACGGAGGACAGGTGACGGGAAGGAGGGCTTATTAGGGGCATCGGGGAATCCCTGGCATTCGATAGCCACACCGTCGTAGTCCTGATAGGCGGCTCCGGAGATACTTTCGGGGCATCCTGCGAGCCAGTTGCCTGTGTAAATCTGCATGCCCGGCTGTGTTGTCTCAACAATGAGACTGCGTCCGGAGGTGGCTCCGCGCAGCTCTGCCACAGGGATGAGCCGTCCTTTCTCGTAGCCGTCAATGACCCAGCAATGGTCATAGCCCTTGCCTATCTTCAGTGCTTCGAATTCCGCCTTGATGTCCTTGCCTATGGCTTTGAACGAGGTGAAGTCCATGGGTGTGCCCACTACGGAGGCTATCTCTCCGGTGGGGATCTGAGTGTCGTCGGTGGGGAGCCATCGCGATGCATTGAGCTTGAGCTCATGGGACAGCACGGTGCCTGAGTTCTCTCCGTCGAGATTGAAATACACGTGATTGGTGAGGTTGAGGACGGTGGGCGCATCGGTCACTGCTCCGATATTAAGGGTGAGGACATTGTTGTCGTCCCAGATGTATTCGGCTGTGGCTGTGAGATTGCCCGGGTATCCTTCCTCTGCGTCGACGGAGGTGTATGTCATTACTACTCTGCCATCGTTCTCTTCGCTTATGTCCCATATACGGTTCATGAATCCTTCAGGGCCTCCGTGGAGGGCGTTGGGACCGTTGTTGATGGCAAGTGTGTATTCCTTTCCGTCGAGGGTGAAGCGACCATTGGCGATGCGGTTGGCGAAACGTCCGGGTATCTTTCCGGCGCATGGACCGTCGGCGATCCAGGATGCGGCATCCTTGTATCCGAGAGCCACATTAGCCATGTTGCCGTTGCTGTCGGGCACGATTATAGATATGATTCCGGCTCCGAGTGTGGAGAGTGTCACGCTTGAGCCTTTGCTGTTGGTGAGGGTAAGATGAGTGATTTCACCCTTCGGGGAGGGGTAAAAGACTTTGGTAATAGACATGATGATTATTCAATAAGTAACCGCCGGGACGTAGCATTCCGGCAACGCAAATATAGCGATTTATCTTATTGTATCCAACCCTCCGGGAGCAAAAATTAGTGAAAAAGGGTGGGTAGCGGATGATCAGAAGGACCGTTCGCGACGGGAGGCGTCAATGCGCAGAAGTATGAAAACGAGGAATGTGAATCCCCACAGGGATGAGCCGCCGTAGCTGAAGAACGGAAGCGGGATACCTATCACCGGGCACAATCCTATAACCATGCCTATGTTGATGGCTATATGGAATATGAAATAACTTGCAACACAGTAGGCGTAGACTCTGCCGAACACGGTGGGCTGCCGCTCGGCAAGGGCGAGGACCCTCAATATGAGCACGACAAAGAGCAGCAGCACAGCGGACGCTCCTACGAAGCCTTCCTCTTCGCCAATGGTGCAATAGATGAAGTCGGTGTGCTGCTCCGGGACATATTTCAGCTTGGTCTGCGTGCCGTTAAGGAAGCCTTTGCCCCACATGCCTCCGGATCCGATGGCTATCTTGGACTGGTTGACATTGTAGCCTGCTCCCTGAAGGTCGTCCTCTATGCCTAAAGCCACTTTGATACG
The sequence above is drawn from the Duncaniella freteri genome and encodes:
- a CDS encoding ABC transporter permease, producing the protein MTDLINEILATLSHNKLRTALTGFAVSWGIFLLIVLLSVSEGLVNGMESMFSQRDTESMTIEGGWTHKPYKGLTDNRQITLRERDISIIQNRNSNVVTRIAADIRNDSATISTGKDYVTGGYQGAYPSALKSEGATIMEGRFINENDIRWGRRVIVLHKDNARNLFGKKYPIGELVNMSGLTFTVVGVYSHEWNTRSYIPYTTARNLTGGSDKVKRITVGVDNLKNLEEGTAAEAGFYSTLGSEHQFDASDKSALRIWNRFNQHIKQSSAMGALGVAIWIIGLLTMLSGIVGVSNIMFVSVRERTHEIGVRRAIGARPLSILKQVILESVAITTLFGYIGVVTGVIAAQAISVLTQHMSFIKDPSVNITIAIQVTVVLIIAGALAGLFPALKSLKIKPVEALRDE
- a CDS encoding ABC transporter ATP-binding protein; the encoded protein is MIDLKNVNKSYPGAVPLHVLKDVNLQIEKGELVSIMGASGSGKSTLLNILGILDNYDSGEYHLDGILIRNLTENKAADLRNYLIGFVFQSFNLINYKNALENVALPLFYRGISRKKRNALAMEQLERMGMSDRATHLPGELSGGQKQRVAIARALITNPSIILADEPTGALDSKTSKEVMEVFRNLNEEGRTIVIVTHDPGVGEQTNRVIRISDGRIALPDSTITAANQSDIITSAHP
- a CDS encoding aldose epimerase family protein is translated as MSITKVFYPSPKGEITHLTLTNSKGSSVTLSTLGAGIISIIVPDSNGNMANVALGYKDAASWIADGPCAGKIPGRFANRIANGRFTLDGKEYTLAINNGPNALHGGPEGFMNRIWDISEENDGRVVMTYTSVDAEEGYPGNLTATAEYIWDDNNVLTLNIGAVTDAPTVLNLTNHVYFNLDGENSGTVLSHELKLNASRWLPTDDTQIPTGEIASVVGTPMDFTSFKAIGKDIKAEFEALKIGKGYDHCWVIDGYEKGRLIPVAELRGATSGRSLIVETTQPGMQIYTGNWLAGCPESISGAAYQDYDGVAIECQGFPDAPNKPSFPSPVLRPGEEYKETIRFTFK
- a CDS encoding YeiH family protein — protein: MEYVNLGLKLGNMNAVGRYIYILLVVMVILPVDLFGSGVAVAPWFALFLGIMYALFFECPYPKFNKKTSKYLLQASVVGLGFGMNLTESLKSGSEGMLFTVVSVVSVMVVGVLVGYWLHIGRKTSYLISSGTAICGGSAIAAVAPVLKADDRDMAVSLGVVFVLNAVALFIFPPIGAFFDMSAQQFGTWAAIAIHDTSSVVGAGDAYSNLLAAQGVANAGDALKLATLIKLTRALWIIPLALVTMVIFRDRKSSISIPWFIFLFIIAMVLNTYLPMPEWLTSSLVYLARKGLVLTLFLIGAGLSVKMVKSVGFKPFLLAVILWIVIGVSSFLVVMNTID
- a CDS encoding ABC transporter permease — encoded protein: MKNPIFDIENWREIGTTLAQNKTRTFMTGFGIFWGTAMLALLLGGAEGLKHFMSRNFEGFATNAATIFPERTTKSYAGFNKGMALEMNLQDADNIRRAIPDIENSSSVNFMWANALYGDKKSNAQLTGVENKYDKIFEPIIFDGRFLNEADNANYRKVCVLGKKVASELFGTASGVGNDIQLNGIYYKVIGVVGQISEITIGANMDESIFIPSNSMRRSYNLGDRIDIFMMTFRQGTKPGNYEKQLRRIIASNHPIAPDDDGAFHYFNISEMFEMVDNVFAGITLLALVVGTGTLLSGVIGVGNIMWIIVRERTHEIGIRRAIGAKPRDIIAQILSESMVLTTIAGIAGIVFAAILLGAAEIFTAGPQGPIKFQMDFSQAIGILATFLVLGTAAGIIPAVKAMKIKPIEALNDK
- a CDS encoding efflux RND transporter periplasmic adaptor subunit encodes the protein MKKFFRILLWSFIALLFVGTFVYLFMKSRPKEMRYEIVSPTLGDIERNTVLTGTIEPRDEIEIKPQVSGIISEINVEAGEMVKEGDVIARIKVIPDEGQLSSALSRIETAKINLEDASAKHERNTMLLEKKVISREEYETTATQYSQAKAELNAAQDAYSIVKEGVSKTNAKGSNTLVRATTSGLVLDVPVKVGSSVIQANTMNDGTTVATVADMNNLIFKGKVDETEVGLLSVNQPMRISIGALPDLHLDAVIEYIAPKGTETNGANTFEIKAALTVPEGQQLRAGYSANATVLLSKASQVLTVPESVIEWAGDSTYVYLLTDSIDGQKFERKAVTTGTSDGVNIEVSSGITSESHLRGHIIADMPNSGSKK
- a CDS encoding sugar phosphate nucleotidyltransferase; protein product: MKPTLFVLAAGMGSRYGGLKQLDPLGPQGQTIMDYSIYDAIQAGFGKVVFVIRKDFENDFREKILSKYEGHIPVEVVFQSTDKLPEGYTCPPDRSKPWGTNHAVLMGNEVIREPFAVINADDFYGRDAFRVIADDLMRPRDRKGDYSMVGFRVGNTMTENGSVARGVCSTGADGNLTGVVERTAISYAPNGDIVFTDENGVEQTLDPMTPVSMNLWGFTPDYFDFSEREFRKFLDKDIDTPKAEFFIPLCIDTLIHNGEATVKVLDTDSRWFGVTYAADRPGVVEKFAQLHNDGIYPDKMF
- the galK gene encoding galactokinase, whose translation is MELKEKIVKAFDQRFGGKGTLYASAGRINLIGEHTDYNGGFVFPGAIDKVIMADIRPNGTDTVNLYSIDLDEKSSFGLSEEDAPSQQWARYVFGVCRETLKRGGVVKGFDAVFAGNVPLGAGLSSSAALESCFAYALNDLFNSNSIEKFELAKIGQSTEHNYCGVNCGIMDQFASVFGKKDCLIRLDCRSLEYEYFPFSIDGHRLVLVDSVVKHELVDSPYNKRRQSCERVAKRLGIDTLRDAEMADLEAVKGDISAEDYMRAKFVIEEKERVLDVCDALNRGDIDTVGRLMYETHRGLSKDYEVSCEELDFLNDIARECGVVGSRIMGGGFGGCTINLVADDKYDHFIATAKEKFNAKYGHAPKIYDVIISDGARRIEE
- a CDS encoding TolC family protein, yielding MKITGISILSALLISAALPAKAETWSLDSCINYAIDHNLDVRSALIERYKGDLNVTEAKDRFLPTLSASAAQSWSFGRGLTSENTYANRNTSSTGFNVSFSLPIFQGLSALRQLRQAQANIHTLDLRVENAKDDVTLGVIAYYLQVLYSREIVSVRKEELRLAQTQLERQQILFEGDKVPEVDVLQAKSQVASSQVAVVNAENDYSLALVDLTRALELKGTEDFDVEPIDLDGELPRLASADEVYKNALNNNSGILAARSSVGLADHAISIAKTGYIPKLSFNAGLGSNYYTMSGMPSNSFGRQMRDNFSKSLGFSLNVPIFDAFNTRNQIRQARAQKLSAELELERQESNLLKTIRQAHSQAEGAEAQYRAGETAVTSAKAALDAMTEKFTYGRANATEWEQARSNYITTLSQQVQAKYEMILRNRILNFYNKVR